The Equus asinus isolate D_3611 breed Donkey chromosome 22, EquAss-T2T_v2, whole genome shotgun sequence genome has a segment encoding these proteins:
- the LOC139041504 gene encoding chymotrypsin B-like isoform X2 gives MNFKTDESVGERGFKLILEDTIQKQSQESNVGAQLPISGVTVGNKTRRQPTQDRRGIPVVDPFLREGSERNPNVLPAELGEPRVVGGRAAPAMSWPWLVSLQHQVQHYCGGALIAKQWVPTAAHYNFSTVTDKLVIGRSYLSNVRNSDLMPVKAVYAHPGFTQFPPNEDLALLHLEKPVELGEFVSPICLPRKDEKTNLLSKCMTAGWGITEPHRRFWRTTAVHPGRAVQARRYRELGQQ, from the exons ATGAATTTTAAGACTGATGAATCTGTGGGAGAAAGAGGTTTTAAACTTATTTTGGAAGATACGATTCAGAAGCAATCACAAGAAAGCAATGTTGGGGCCCAACTGCCTATCAGtg GGGTAACAGTAGGAAACAAGACAAGAAGACAGCCAACCCAAGACAGACGTGGCATTCCAGTTGTTGACCCATTTCTAAGGGAAGGGTCTGAGAGAAATCCAAATGTACTGCCAGCCGAGCTTGGGGAGCCCAGGGTGGTTGGTGGCCGTGCTGCACCTGCAATGTCGTGGCCCTGGCTGGTCAGTCTGCAGCACCAAGTACAACATTACTGCGGAGGTGCTCTGATTGCAAAACAGTGGGTCCCAACCGCGGCACACTATAACTTTAG CACTGTCACAGACAAGCTGGTAATAGGAAGAAGTTACCTCTCGAACGTAAGGAACAGTGATTTGATGCCAGTGAAAGCTGTATACGCTCACCCTGGCTTCACACAATTTCCTCCTAATGAGGATCTAGCCCTGTTGCATCTGGAAAAACCCGTTGAACTAG GAGAATTTGTATCTCCAATCTGTTTGCCaaggaaagatgagaaaacaaacttACTTTCCAAATGTATGACTGCTGGATGGGGAATAACTGAACCACATC GGAGATTCTGGAGGACCACTGCAGTGCACCCGGGACGGGCAGTACAAGCTCGTCGGTATCGTGAGCTGGGGCAGCAGTAA
- the LOC139041504 gene encoding uncharacterized protein isoform X1 gives MNFKTDESVGERGFKLILEDTIQKQSQESNVGAQLPISGVTVGNKTRRQPTQDRRGIPVVDPFLREGSERNPNVLPAELGEPRVVGGRAAPAMSWPWLVSLQHQVQHYCGGALIAKQWVPTAAHYNFSTVTDKLVIGRSYLSNVRNSDLMPVKAVYAHPGFTQFPPNEDLALLHLEKPVELGEFVSPICLPRKDEKTNLLSKCMTAGWGITEPHLVGPSSCGMWDATSTWPDERRAMSTPRIRTGETLGHPSGACELNHPATGLAPRLYYYGSAKGDQLVIEHHPHRMDVIPKQQPQSGLRTQIFNGVSPNLH, from the exons ATGAATTTTAAGACTGATGAATCTGTGGGAGAAAGAGGTTTTAAACTTATTTTGGAAGATACGATTCAGAAGCAATCACAAGAAAGCAATGTTGGGGCCCAACTGCCTATCAGtg GGGTAACAGTAGGAAACAAGACAAGAAGACAGCCAACCCAAGACAGACGTGGCATTCCAGTTGTTGACCCATTTCTAAGGGAAGGGTCTGAGAGAAATCCAAATGTACTGCCAGCCGAGCTTGGGGAGCCCAGGGTGGTTGGTGGCCGTGCTGCACCTGCAATGTCGTGGCCCTGGCTGGTCAGTCTGCAGCACCAAGTACAACATTACTGCGGAGGTGCTCTGATTGCAAAACAGTGGGTCCCAACCGCGGCACACTATAACTTTAG CACTGTCACAGACAAGCTGGTAATAGGAAGAAGTTACCTCTCGAACGTAAGGAACAGTGATTTGATGCCAGTGAAAGCTGTATACGCTCACCCTGGCTTCACACAATTTCCTCCTAATGAGGATCTAGCCCTGTTGCATCTGGAAAAACCCGTTGAACTAG GAGAATTTGTATCTCCAATCTGTTTGCCaaggaaagatgagaaaacaaacttACTTTCCAAATGTATGACTGCTGGATGGGGAATAACTGAACCACATC ttgtgggtccttctagttgtggcatgtgggacgccacctcaacatggcctgacgagaggagagccatgtccacgcccaggatccgaactggtgaaaccctgggccacccaagtggagcgtgtgaacttaaccacccggccacggggctggccccccgtCTCTACTATTATGGGAGTGCCAAAGGGGATCAACTTGTTATAGAGCATCACCCTCATAGGATGGATGTGATACCAAAGCAGCAGCCCCAATCTGGGCTGAGGACTCAGATCTTTAATGGGGTTTCTCCCAACCTCCATTAG